In one Rutidosis leptorrhynchoides isolate AG116_Rl617_1_P2 chromosome 8, CSIRO_AGI_Rlap_v1, whole genome shotgun sequence genomic region, the following are encoded:
- the LOC139863127 gene encoding uncharacterized protein produces the protein MASFDHQKSILSPIRKAWLLDSGCFNHICRDRQMFSDDFDASFSTMVRLSNNTRMRVAGKGSVKVIANGSCYLFSDVYYVPGIINNLLSVGQLQEKGVMFSFKDGMFIVFHPQRGKIASLKMSTNRMYILQTDGNATNEDVCFEC, from the coding sequence ATGGCATCATTTGATCATCAGAAAAGTATTCTGTCACCAATTAGAAAAGCTTGGTTATTGGATTCTGGTTGTTTCAATCACATATGTAGAGATCGACAAATGTTCTCAGATGATTTTGATGCATCATTCTCAACTATGGTCAGGTTAAGTAACAACACAAGAATGCGCGTTGCCGGAAAAGGAAGTGTGAAGGTGATAGCAAATGGTTCGTGTTATTTGTTCAGTGACGTGTATTATGTACCTGGTATAATTAACAATCTGTTGAGCGTTGGACAACTACAAGAGAAAGGTGTGATGTTTTCATTCAAAGATGGGATGTTTATCGTTTTTCATCCTCAAAGGGGCAAGATAGCCagcttgaaaatgtcaacaaacagGATGTATATTCTGCAAACGGATGGAAATGCAACAAATGAAGATGTATGCTTTGAGTGTTAG
- the LOC139863128 gene encoding uncharacterized protein yields the protein MDRIMEVKGYDDKKGMKVAVIRLKKYASMWYDNLKKESQYEGKKTIKTWCKLKECMQKRFVPQAYNQDLYIQMNTLKQGSMNVVDYIREFEQLKIRTNPLWTFESACKLAIQVEKQAKKKSNFKSYSKPAMLPMKGQSSMLPKHNEAASKAFKGKEQVVAGSTKENRRKCFKCHGFGHFQAQCPNQRALTLKEIGDLEGGFETEPAYDESNNEKFVAADTGEFLMILRVMHTTETIEDKSQRENIFHSRCTIKGKVCSLIIDGGNCANAASAHMVTRQVTVLFSISSVYQDEITCDVIPMDACHLLRGRPWFFDKYVYHNGHQNTYSPYVHGKKITLTSLKPSKVPRADPTVKSDKTLFMTQSEVDTELKGGTGAYLLLLVESDELNQHDEVPARVKPLLSEFADVFPNELPAGLPLIKGIEHQIDLVPGSILPNKAAYRCSPHEENELEKQVNELVAKGSLIGQFMVVYFDDILMYSKTKGDHLDHLRKVFELLRQYQLYAKLEKCDFFVSKVVFLGYGNSEEGISMDPSKVEAIKSWPSPSSITEFRSFHGLASFYRRFIKDFSTIVAPITNCLKKGVFEWSSSAQSAFESLKEKLSSAPILALPNFDMMFELECDASGAGTSNIVNDALSRRYSLLSILEARVLGFSFVQELYEADPAFSPILNCSPAEFKRDYVEHDGFLFKGSRLCISKDSIRELLVIEAHGGGLTGHFGINKTLEILNEHFYCPCMGKDVKAVINRCATCFQAKSAFHKGLYTPLPVPRQPWEDLSIDFILLGIKLLFSTSHHPQTDGQTEVTNRTVGMLLRTLVKKNLKEWDLKHAHAEFAFNRAPNYSTGKSPFQICYGANPLTPIDLVSFAIEPKASVEAEAKAKEMKKLYEQVKAKIEKTNQQYKEKIAYARRHL from the exons ATGGATCGAATTATGGAGGTTAAAGGTTATGATGATAAAAAGGGCATGAAAGTTGCTGTAATCAGGCTaaagaagtatgcttcaatgtggtatgataatctGAAAAAGGAAAGTCAGTATGAAGGAAAGAAGACAATCAAAACCTGGTGTAAGTTAAAAGAGTGTATGCAAAAGAGGTTTGTTCCTCAAGCTTATAATCAAGATCTGTATATCCAAATGAATACACTAAAGCAAGGCAgcatgaatgttgttgattacatcagagagtttgagcagctcaaAATTCGTACCAAT cctctatGGACTTTTGAAAGTGCTTGCAAGCTGGCTATTCAAGTGGAGAAACAAGCAAAAAAGAAAAGTAATTTCAAGTCTTATTCCAAACCAGCAATGctgcctatgaagggtcaatcATCAATGCTGCCTAAGCATAACGAAGCAGCATCCAAAGCCTTTAAAGGCAAAGAACAGGTTGTAGCTGGTAGTACCAAAGAAAATAGAAGGAAATGCTTCAAGTGCCATGGATTTGggcattttcaagctcaatgtcctaaccagcgtGCTCTTACACTAAAGGAGATTGGAGATTTGGAAGGAGGTTTTGAAACTGAACCAGCATATGATGAGTCTAATAATGAAAAGTTTGTTGCTGCTGATACTGGAGAGTTTTTAATGATTCTAAGAGTAATGCACACAACAGAAACTATTGAAGATAAGAGCCAGCgtgaaaacatctttcattcaagatgcacAATCAAAGGCAAAGTATGCAGCCTGATTATTGATGGAGGCAACTGTGCAAACGCAGCAtctgctcacatg GTCACTCGCCAAGTTACTGTTCTATTTTCTATTAGTAGTGTTTATCAAGATGAGATTACAtgtgatgttattcctatggatgcttgtcatttgctgcGTGGTAGACCTTGGTTTtttgataagtatgtctatcataatggacaCCAAAATACTTACTCGCCGTATGTGCATGGTAAAAAGATCACCCTCACTTCTTTAAAGCCTAGCAAAGTACCTAGAGCTGATCCTACTGTTAAGAGTGATAAGACTTTGTTTATGACTCAATctgaagttgatactgagttaaagggtggtaCTGGTGCTTACTTGTTGCTGCTGGTTGAAAGCGATGAGTTAAACCAGCATGATGAAGTACCAGCTCGGGTAAAACCATTGTTATCCGAATTTGCTGATGTGTTCCCAAATGAATTACCTGCTGGTTTACCACTAATCAAGGGTATCGAACATCAAATTGACCTTGTACCTGGGTCTATTCTTCCTAACAAAGCAGCTTATCGATGTTCTCCTCATGAAGAAAATGAATTAGAAAAGCAAGTTAATGAGCTGGTTGCAAAGGG ATCACTTATTGGGCAGTTTAtggttgtttactttgatgacattCTAATGTACTCAAAAACTAAAGGAGACCACTTGGATCATTTGAGGAAAGTATTTGAGCTGTTGAGGCAGTATCAATTATATGCAAAACTGGAGAAATGTGATTTCTTTGTTAGCAAAGTAGTGTTTCTTGGATATGGGAAttctgaagaaggcatttcaatggatccatctaaggtGGAAGCAATCAAATCGTGGCCTAGTCCTTCTTCCATCACCGAATTCAGAAGTTTCcatggtttagcttcattttatagaagatttatcaaagacttctccactATTGTTGCTCCAATTACTAATTGTTTGAAGAAAGGGGTATTTGAATGGTCCAGCTCTGCTCAATCAGCATTTGAATCATTGAAGGAAAAGCTAAGTTCAGCACCTATACTTGCTTTGCCTAATTTTGATATGATGTTTGAACTTGAGtgtgatgcaagtggt gctggtacCTCTAATATTGTTAATGATGCTCTATCAAGGAGATACTCTTTGTTGTCAATTCTAGAAGCTAGAGTTCTTGGATTTTCATTTGTTCaggagttatatgaagctgatccagCATTTTCTCCAATTTTGAATTGTTCACCTGCTGAGTTCAAAAGAGATTATGTTGAACATGATGGTTTTCTATTCAAGGGTAGTAGGTTGTGTATTTCAAAAGATTCAATCAGGGAGTTACTGGTTATAGAAGCACATGGAGGTGGTCTAACTGGTCATTTTGGGATCAACAAGACATTGGAGATCCTAAATGAACACTTTTATTGTCCATGTATGGGTAAAGATGTTAAAGCTGTGATTAATCGTTGTGCTACATGCTTTCAAGCTAAATCAGCTTTTCACAAGGGTTTGtatactcctcttcctgttcccaGACAGCCATGGGAAGATTTGAGCATAGACTTCATT TTGCTTGGTATAAAGCTTTTattcagcacttctcaccatccccaaactgatggtcaaactgaAGTTACCAACAGAACTGTGGGAATGCTGCTGAGAACACTTGTGAAGAAAAATTTGAAGGAGTGGGATTTGAAGCATGCTCATGCTGAATTTGCTTTTAATAGAGCACCCAATTACTCCACAGGAAAATCACCATTTCAGATCTGCTATGGTGCAAATCCACTCACTCCCATTGATCTGGTTTCTTTTGCAATTGAGCCTAAGGCAAGTGTTGAGGCAGAAGCAAAGGCaaaagaaatgaagaagctgtatgaACAAGTTAAGGCAAAAATTGAGAAGACCAACCAGCAATACAAGGAAAAAATTGCCTATGCTCGAAGACACCTCTGA
- the LOC139862767 gene encoding ethylene-responsive transcription factor ERF026-like, with the protein MGSRRNRNSDTSQPPQDDPRPTRHPIYHGIRCRAGKWVSEIREPNKTSRIWLGTYPTPEMAAAAYDVAALALKGTYAVLNFPESVLSYTLPECPTADDIRAAASTAAAARAPTTNYQTVVGGESSNTVTEFGDDDVFGMPNMLSDMAEGMMISPPRIIDNSSNVGTTNHHHLGDAGGANLWDY; encoded by the coding sequence ATGGGTAGCCGTCGTAATCGCAATTCTGACACATCCCAACCACCACAAGATGATCCTAGACCTACTCGACACCCGATTTACCACGGCATTCGTTGTCGAGCTGGCAAATGGGTATCTGAAATCCGTGAACCAAACAAAACAAGTCGAATTTGGCTAGGAACTTATCCAACACCCGAAATGGCAGCTGCAGCTTACGATGTAGCTGCATTGGCACTTAAAGGTACGTATGCGGTACTAAACTTTCCTGAATCTGTTTTGTCCTACACACTTCCTGAATGTCCCACTGCTGATGACATTCGTGCTGCTGCGTCCACGGCAGCTGCTGCTCGAGCTCCAACAACTAATTATCAAACTGTTGTCGGTGGTGAAAGCTCAAATACTGTCACTGAATTTGGGGACGATGACGTGTTTGGTATGCCTAATATGTTATCTGACATGGCGGAGGGAATGATGATAAGCCCACCGAGGATAATCGATAACTCGAGTAACGTTGGAACCACGAATCATCATCATTTGGGTGATGCAGGAGGTGCAAATCTATGGGactattga